From Mercenaria mercenaria strain notata chromosome 17, MADL_Memer_1, whole genome shotgun sequence, the proteins below share one genomic window:
- the LOC123535724 gene encoding uncharacterized protein LOC123535724, whose amino-acid sequence MFDSGTQEKEEENLGCDSQPGQTTLSDAVPHGQIQKISQEGSKNTYVLILSKDYLKSESSKGHSLLKYSSRGSEGSRANSKLFTAAAERDFDSPSGEVAVSRKKLLHPPSDVKLNLSNINDDEYDSNKSASSVFLQQDSGLSEHDSAIEIDISQSNSSGNTPHSNSLSFFCEKSQMNAYVIPTPVKPRKEIVEKHAFKKTSPLKLSEQVSKSGFSAYSSSNKTSQSAVKKAVSVTSTQDASVCRVKKTSYTNEAVPIMGRSTSSIQHTPTTILPQTNPKAVPTFSNISPINQQHASQPPQSTFIPISPAESPANGAKSTGPLTSTPLTTESDRRCQPVSLESSTHRPVYIIPSPFARQNSFPINTPTQQKRDIFSPAVQTPSMNNSSGFISASSSLETPDASSSFDAEKNQQSGSQYSPMDTKEVDSESQSGIGMIGLSKHDGSGGVVITVNEDGDIEDLDQGFDSNSLDPSVCSSQESESSEPVEKVGLNRSLTNIQWLKGMQLNEEKASSHIQSHQQQNIQWMTLTPEEIKAISKECGATKRPPFSYMSMIQMALYSREDRKMMLKEICKWIEETFPYYKFTAKPGWRNSIRHNLSLYNIFEREPAKRHGSYWTIKSDVEPKMKHYPREKHSSSHNTSDMHRSVSTLPSQIPLIPMYSSMGQLAAVSPQTFSHSVPVSNNAATRRKGPPPILPRPTPYRAPQAYALIPIPSVNQSFNPASPNPVQQQVLLNLSQSGQMSACPSPIISEVSAAVASIQVSGASPIPQEHFCDTKSVQQEHFYNKPMNIVKQAWINCQNSETASSVESDRINQTDVTSSSEIASSTEFTGQRTKSKRPRVKPGLPKPTLYKNEERKAKTSGSKKRKLQQKVRTLLNESSDEDEGVAKFLSKLEKEIFSKPLKSSEAEDMEQLLTTSTPAKELHLSTADLPSPIQGLTPLRGSGLFDGSFLDTADRKGSGLSPYANDIKRILQNSPRLSENADEFLDFNVLPSPDKFEGSPSQNGNLSRILKEYGLDPAIDNAENFPHLNWSVVDQIVDSMDTN is encoded by the exons ATGTTTGACTCTGGTACACAagagaaagaagaagaaaatttaGGGTGTGATTCCCAGCCTGGTCAGACTACTTTAAGTGATGCTGTACCCCATGGCCAGATTCAGAAAATATCTCAAGAGGGAAGCAAAAACACATATGTTCTTATTCTTAGTAAAGATTATTTAAAGTCAGAGTCTTCTAAGGGCCATTCATTACTAAAATATTCCTCAAGAGGTTCTGAGGGCAGTAGAGCTAACTCAAAATTATTCACTGCAGCAGCAGAAAGGGATTTTGATTCACCAAGTGGAGAAGTTGCTGTCAGCAGAAAGAAGTTGCTTCACCCTCCATCAGATGTAAAGCTTAATTTGTCAAATATAAATGATGATGAATATGACAGTAATAAGTCAGCAAGTAGTGTGTTTTTGCAACAGGATTCTGGTTTGTCTGAACATGACTCTGCCATAGAGATTGATATTTCACAGAGCAACTCTAGTGGCAATACTCCGCATTCTAATTCTCTTagctttttttgtgaaaaatctCAAATGAATGCCTATGTAATACCCACACCAGTAAAGCCTCGGAAGGAAATTGTTGAAAAGCATGCCTTTAAGAAGACTTCACCTCTTAAACTTAGTGAACAGGTTTCAAAGTCGGGGTTTAGTGCATACAGCTCAAGTAATAAAACTAGTCAGTCTGCTGTCAAGAAGGCTGTTTCGGTGACTTCGACCCAGGATGCTAGTGTATGCAGAGTTAAAAAGACTTCTTACACAAATGAAGCAGTTCCCATTATGGGGCGATCTACAAGCAGCATTCAGCATACACCTACCACTATACTTCCACAGACTAATCCAAAAGCTGTGCCAACATTCAGTAACATATCACCTATTAACCAGCAACACGCCTCACAACCTCCACAAAGCACCTTCATTCCCATCAGTCCTGCAGAATCTCCAGCCAATGGTGCTAAGTCTACTGGTCCGCTTACATCTACACCTCTCACAACAGAATCAGATCGCCGGTGTCAGCCTGTTAGTTTAGAATCGTCCACACACAGGCCAGTTTATATTATACCATCACCATTTGCTAGACAGAATTCTTTCCCCATAAATACTCCAACACAACAGAAACGTGACATTTTCTCACCAGCGGTACAAACACCTTCAATGAACAATAGCTCTGGTTTTATAAGTGCAAGCAGCAGTTTAGAAACTCCAGATGCTTCGAGTTCCTTTGATGCAGAAAAGAATCAACAGTCGGGCAGTCAGTACTCCCCTATGGACACAAAAGAAGTTGATTCAGAATCACAGTCCGGTATTGGGATGATTGGACTATCAAAACATGATGGATCTGGTGGCGTTGTAATAACTGTGAATGAGGATGGTGATATTGAAGACCTGGATCAGGGTTTTGATTCAAACTCCTTGGACCCTTCAGTGTGCAGCTCACAGGAATCAGAGTCTAGTGAGCCAGTAGAGAAAG ttgGATTGAATCGGTCATTGACGAATATCCAGTGGTTGAAGGGTATGCAACTGAATGAGGAGAAAGCTTCCAGTCACATTCAGTCTCACCAGCAGCAGAATATTCAGTGGATGACACTTACACCAGAAGAAATCAAAGCT ATTAGCAAAGAGTGTGGAGCCACAAAGCGGCCCCCCTTCTCATATATGTCAATGATCCAGATGGCGCTGTACAGTCGAGAAGATCGTAAAATGATGTTGAAGGAAATCTGCAAGTGGATAGAGGAAACATTTCCGTACTACAAATTTACTGCCAAGCCAGGCTGGAGG aactccATCCGACATAATTTATCGCTTTACAATATATTTGAGCGTGAACCAGCTAAGCGACATGGATCCTACTGGACAATCAAGTCAGATGTTGAACCAAAAATGAAacactatccaagagaaaaacaTTCAA gTTCCCATAATACATCTGACATGCATCGTTCAGTGTCGACACTGCCTTCACAGATACCCCTCATCCCTATGTACAGCTCCATGGGCCAGCTTGCAGCAGTCTCTCCACAAACATTCAGTCATTCTGTACCAGTGTCAAACAATGCTGCCACTAGGAGGAAAG gTCCACCACCAATTCTGCCTCGACCTACACCATACAGGGCCCCACAGGCTTATGCCCTAATACCCATCCCAAGTGTGAACCAGTCATTTAATCCTGCCAGTCCTAACCCAGTTCAACAACAAGTTCTTTTGAACCTGTCCCAATCTGGTCAGATGTCAGCTTGTCCTAGTCCCATTATTTCGGAAG TCTCAGCAGCTGTTGCCTCTATCCAAGTGTCGGGTGCAAGTCCCATTCCCCAAGAGCATTTCTGTGATACCAAAAGTGTacaacaagaacatttttataacaaaccCATGAACATTGTGAAACAAGCATGGATTAACTGCCAAAATAGTGAAACTGCCTCGTCAGTTGAAAGTGATAGAATTAATCAAACTGATGTCACAAGCTCAAGCGAAATAGCCAGCTCAACCGAATTCACTGGTCAAAGAACTAAATCAAAAAGACCTCGTGTAAAGCCAGGGTTACCAAAGCCAACGCTTTATAAAAATGAAGAAAGGAAGGCAAAAACGTCTGGTTCAAAGAAGCGCAAGCTTCAGCAGAAGGTGAGGACACTGTTAAACGAAAGTTCCGATGAGGATGAAGGTGTAGCAAAATTCTTATCCAAGCtcgaaaaagaaatattttcgaAACCATTGAAATCTTCTGAAGCAGAGGATATGGAACAATTGTTAACAACCTCAACTCCAGCGAAAGAGCTGCATCTTTCTACAGCTGATCTTCCCTCACCAATTCAAGGCCTTACCCCATTAAGAGGCAGTGGGTTGTTTGATGGCAGTTTTCTTGACACGGCAGACAGGAAAGGTTCAGGGTTATCTCCTTATGCCAACGATATAAAACGAATATTGCAAAACTCTCCAAGACTTAGTGAAAATGCAGATGAGTTTTTAGACTTTAATGTGCTACCATCTCCAGATAAGTTTGAAGGAAGTCCAAGTCAGAATGGAAACTTGTCCAGAATTTTAAAGGAATATGGCCTAGATCCAGCCAttgataatgcagaaaatttcCCCCATCTTAACTGGAGTGTTGTAGATCAAATAGTAGATAGCATGGATACAAACTAA
- the LOC123537621 gene encoding uncharacterized protein LOC123537621 has protein sequence MPRRKKKSSLARKPSLVFTESPVHVQNNVPSPVLCARHPPTASSVPVDELHHLPWVSPQFRNVRHSGGQSRRRLTRQRRHSIAGHKSIAASHIDNKENLTSSTRNKLRKFNSLKFVGDKTNIPSIIEDMEVSIDEETETDNENEAGFNEIKEKGSPCDDNSENNKWINELGIQGRYSEIEFGKICRRGRKVIQGETDDPLTIKTEKDGSVLTDVDAMSVELQESATEEITTNLNNTQRRYPVKEKPPIKRLFASQLLSKDDKCDKESSGCVNDIKQMGKMVELDNNSLTIPESDKSDTDSVQSPHVRRSERIRELRKMLLSLDSPCSVRKLTCEKIVLAPNTPENEYGWSKRKRQLIRYIKKKS, from the exons ATGCCAAGGAGGAAAAAGAAGTCTTCTCTTGCACGCAAACCATCTCTGGTGTTCACAGAAAGTCCAGtacatgttcaaaacaatgtgCCATCTCCTGTGCTGTGTGCAAGACATCCACCCACAGCTTCCTCCGTTCCTGTGGATGAGCTGCACCATCTTCCTTGG GTTTCTCCACAGTTCCGAAATGTCAGACATTCTGGCGGACAAAGTAGACGTAGACTAACCAGGCAAAGACGACATAGTATCGCAGGTCATAAAAGTATTGCAGCTTCTCACATAgacaataaagaaaatttaacaaGTAGTACGCGAAACAAACTTAGGAAATTTAATTCGCTAAAGTTTGTAGGTGACAAGACAAATATTCCAAGTATAATTGAAGACATGGAAGTGTCTATTGATGAGGAGACAGAAACAGATAATGAAAATGAGGCTGGTTTTAATGAAATTAAGGAGAAAGGAAGTCCCTGTGATGACAACTCTGAAAACAATAAATGGATAAATGAACTTGGAATTCAAGGAAGATACTCTGAGATAGAGTTCGGAAAGATATGCCGTAGAGGTAGAAAGGTGATTCAGGGAGAAACTGATGATCCTCTCACTATCAAGACTGAGAAAGATGGTAGTGTATTGACTGATGTTGATGCTATGTCTGTGGAACTTCAGGAAAGTGCTACTGAAGAAATAACAACAAACTTAAATAATACACAAAGAAGATATCCAGTTAAGGAAAAGCCACCAATTAAAAGATTATTTGCCAGTCAGCTTCTTAGTAAAGATGACAAATGTGACAAAGAAAGTTCAGGATGTGTTAATGATATTAAACAAATGGGGAAAATGGTTGAATTAGATAATAATTCATTAACTATACCAGAGAGTGATAAAAGTGATACAGATTCTGTTCAATCACCTCATGTAAGGCGGTCTGAAAGAATACGAGAACTCAGGAAAATGTTACTGAGCTTGGATTCTCCATGTAGTGTCAGAAAACTAACTTGTGAAAAAATAGTGTTGGCCCCTAACACTCCTGAAAACGAATATGGCTGGAGCAAACGGAAACGACAGTTAATTAGATATATCaagaaaaaatcatga